Proteins found in one Ornithorhynchus anatinus isolate Pmale09 chromosome 8, mOrnAna1.pri.v4, whole genome shotgun sequence genomic segment:
- the TWIST1 gene encoding twist-related protein 1 — protein sequence MMQDASSSPVSPADDSLSNSDEEQDRPPAPRPPHPHPPPPSHPQPPGGKRGARKRRSSRRSGGAAAGGAGGPGGAGGPGGAGGAGGAGGAAAGAGGTTDEPGSPAQGKRGKKSAGAGGGGGLPGGGGGLPGGGGGGGGSSSGGGSPQSYEELQTQRVMANVRERQRTQSLNEAFAALRKIIPTLPSDKLSKIQTLKLAARYIDFLYQVLQSDELDSKMASCSYVAHERLSYAFSVWRMEGAWSMSASH from the coding sequence ATGATGCAGGACGCGTCCAGCTCTCCAGTCTCCCCCGCCGACGACAGCCTGAGCAACAGCGACGAGGAGCAGGACCGGCCCCCCGCGCCCAGGCCCCCGCACCCGCACCCGCCCCCGCCGTCGCACCCGCAGCCCCCCGGGGGCAAGCGCGGAGCCCGCAAGCGGAGATCCagccggaggagcggaggggccgCTGCGGGAGGTGCGGGAGGACCCGGAGGTGCGGGAGGACCCGGAGGtgcgggaggagcaggaggtgcgGGAGGAGCGGCGGCAGGAGCGGGAGGAACCACGGACGAGCCCGGCAGCCCGGCCCAAGGCAAGCGAGGCAAAAAATCCGCCGGGGCCGGCGGAGGCGGAGGACTgcccggaggaggcggaggactgcccggaggaggcggcgggggcgggggcagcagcagcggcggcggcagccCCCAGTCCTACGAGGAGCTGCAGACCCAGCGGGTCATGGCCAACGTGCGGGAGCGCCAGCGCACCCAGTCCCTCAACGAAGCCTTCGCCGCCCTGCGCAAGATCATCCCCACGCTGCCCTCGGACAAGCTCAGCAAGATCCAGACCCTCAAACTGGCCGCCAGGTACATCGACTTCCTCTACCAGGTCTTGCAGAGCGACGAGCTGGACTCCAAGATGGCAAGCTGCAGCTATGTGGCCCACGAGCGGCTCAGCTACGCCTTCTCCGTTTGGAGGATGGAGGGCGCCTGGTCCATGTCGGCATCCCACtag